In a single window of the Dama dama isolate Ldn47 chromosome 33, ASM3311817v1, whole genome shotgun sequence genome:
- the FIGN gene encoding fidgetin has protein sequence MISSTSVYGLKMQWTPEHAQWPEQHFDITSTTRSPAHKVEAYRGHLQRTYQYAWANDDISALTASNLLKKYAEKYSGILEGPVDRPVLSNYSDAPSGLVNGRKNESEPWQPSLNSDAVYPMNCVPDVITASKAGVSSALPPADVSASIGSSPGVASNLAEPSYSSSTCGSHTVPSLHAGLPSQEYAPGYNGSYLHSTYSGQPAPALPSPHPSPLHSSGLLQPPPPPPPPPALVPGYNGTSNLASYSYPAASYPPQTAVGSGYSPGGAPPPPSAYLPSGIPAPTPLPPTTVAGYTYQGHGLTPIAPSALANSSASSLKRKAFYMAGQGDMDSSYGNYSYGQQRSAQSPMYRMSDSSISNSNRGNGFDRSAETSSLAFKPTKQLMSSEQQRKFSSQSSRALTPPSYSTAKNSLGSRSSESFGKYTSPVMSEHGEEHRQLLSHPMQGPGLRAATSANHSVDEQLKNADTHLIDLVTNEIITQGPPVDWNDIAGLDLVKAVIKEEVLWPVLRSDAFSGLTALPRSILLFGPRGTGKTLLGRCIASQLGATFFKIAGSGLLAKWLGEAEKIIHASFLVARCRQPSVIFVSDIDMLLSSQVSEEHSPVSRMRTEFLMQLDTVLTSAEDQIIVICATSKPEEIDESLRRYFMKRLLIPLPDSTARHQIIVQLLSQHNYCLNDKEFALLVQRTEGFSGLDVAHLCQEAVVGPLHAMPATDLSAIMPSQLRPVTYQDFENAFCKIQPSISQKELDMYVEWNKMFGCSQ, from the coding sequence GCTTGAAGATGCAGTGGACGCCGGAGCACGCCCAGTGGCCCGAACAGCACTTTGACATCACTTCCACCACTCGGTCTCCCGCCCACAAAGTTGAAGCTTACAGAGGTCATTTGCAGCGCACCTACCAGTACGCCTGGGCAAACGATGACATATCTGCTCTGACGGCATCCAACCTActaaaaaaatatgcagagaagtATTCTGGCATCTTGGAAGGCCCTGTGGACCGACCCGTACTCAGCAACTACTCGGATGCACCATCAGGACTAGTGAATGGTCGGAAGAATGAAAGTGAACCCTGGCAGCCTTCCTTGAATTCAGACGCTGTTTATCCCATGAACTGTGTTCCGGATGTGATCACCGCCAGCAAAGCTGGAGTCAGTTCAGCCCTCCCTCCAGCAGATGTCTCTGCGAGCATAGGGAGCTCTCCTGGGGTGGCCAGCAACCTGGCAGAACCTAGTTATTCGAGCAGTACCTGTGGAAGCCACACTGTACCTAGTCTTCACGCAGGGCTCCCGTCTCAGGAATACGCCCCGGGATACAACGGCTCGTATTTGCATTCTACGTACAGTGGCCAGCCCGCACCCGCACTTCCGTCACCGCACCCTTCTCCCCTGCACAGCTCCGGGCTCctccagccgccgccgccgcctcccccgcCGCCGGCGCTGGTCCCGGGCTACAACGGGACTTCCAACCTTGCCAGTTACAGCTACCCCGCTGCGAGCTATCCTCCGCAGACCGCTGTGGGGTCGGGGTACAGCCCCGGGGGGGCGCCCCCTCCTCCTTCAGCATATCTGCCTTCAGGAATCCCTGCCCCcacacccctgccccccaccactgTAGCTGGCTACACCTACCAGGGCCACGGCCTGACGCCGATCGCGCCCTCGGCGCTGGCAAACAGCTCGGCGAGCTCTCTCAAAAGGAAAGCTTTCTACATGGCAGGGCAAGGAGACATGGACTCCAGCTATGGAAATTACAGCTACGGCCAACAGAGGTCCGCACAGAGTCCTATGTACAGAATGTCCGACAGCAGCATTTCAAACTCAAACCGGGGGAATGGCTTTGACAGAAGTGCTGAAACATCATCCTTAGCATTTAAGCCAACGAAGCAGCTAATGTCCTCCGAACAGCAGAGGAAATTCAGCAGCCAGTCCAGTAGGGCTCTGACCCCTCCTTCCTACAGTACTGCTAAAAATTCACTGGGATCGAGATCCAGTGAATCCTTCGGCAAGTACACGTCGCCCGTGATGAGCGAACACGGGGAGGAGCACAGACAGCTGCTCTCTCACCCCATGCAGGGCCCCGGACTCCGCGCAGCTACCTCAGCCAACCACTCCGTGGACGAGCAACTGAAGAATGCAGACACACACCTCATCGACCTGGTAACCAACGAGATCATCACCCAAGGACCGCCAGTGGACTGGAACGACATCGCAGGTCTCGATCTGGTAAAGGCTGTCATTAAAGAGGAGGTTTTGTGGCCTGTGTTGAGGTCAGACGCGTTCAGTGGACTGACGGCCTTACCTCGGAGCATCCTTTTATTTGGACCTCGGGGAACAGGCAAAACGTTACTGGGCAGGTGCATAGCTAGTCAGCTGGGGGCCACGTTTTTCAAGATCGCTGGTTCTGGACTTCTCGCCAAGTGGTTAGGAGAAGCAGAGAAGATCATCCACGCCTCTTTCCTCGTGGCCAGATGTCGTCAGCCCTCAGTGATTTTCGTCAGTGACATTGACATGCTTCTCTCCTCTCAAGTGAGTGAGGAACACAGTCCAGTCAGTCGGATGAGAACCGAATTTCTGATGCAGCTGGACACTGTGCTGACGTCGGCTGAGGACCAAATCATAGTGATCTGTGCCACCAGTAAGCCAGAAGAGATAGACGAATCTCTTCGGAGGTACTTCATGAAACGACTTTTAATCCCACTTCCTGACAGCACAGCAAGACACCAGATAATAGTACAACTGCTCTCACAGCACAATTACTGTCTCAATGACAAGGAGTTTGCACTGCTCGTCCAGCGCACAGAAGGCTTTTCTGGGCTAGACGTGGCTCATCTGTGTCAGGAAGCGGTGGTGGGTCCCCTCCATGCCATGCCAGCCACAGACCTTTCAGCCATTATGCCCAGCCAGTTGAGGCCGGTTACATATCAAGACTTTGAAAATGCTTTCTGCAAGATTCAGCCTAGCATATCTCAAAAAGAGCTTGATATGTATGTTGAATGGAACAAAATGTTTGGTTGTAGTCAGTga